One genomic region from Mangifera indica cultivar Alphonso chromosome 17, CATAS_Mindica_2.1, whole genome shotgun sequence encodes:
- the LOC123200692 gene encoding leucine aminopeptidase 2, chloroplastic-like has product MAHSIARGTLGLTQPAQIEPPKISFAPKEIDVVEWKGDILTVGVTEKDMVKDNDSKFKNPILRKLDAKLNGLLSEASSEEDFTGKCGQSTVFRLPGLGSKRVGLIGLGQSASTAIDFLCLGESVAAAAKASQASNVAIVLASSEGLSNESKLTAATALASGTVLGTHEDARYKSESKKSVLKSVDIIGLGTGPELEKKLKYAEDVSAAVIFGRELVNSPANVLTPVALAEEASKIASMHNDVLSVTILDEEKCKDLKMGSYLGVAAASANPPRFIHLCYKPPDGSAKVKLALVGKGLTFDSGGYNIKTGPGCLIEIMKVDMGGSAAVLGAAKAIGQIKPPGVEIHFVIAACENMISGTGMRPGDIITASNGKTIEVNNTDAEGRLTLADALIYTCNLGVDKIIDLATLTGACIVALGPAVAGVFTPSDELAKEVLEAAQVSGEKLWRMPLEESYWETMKSGVADMLNTSINRAGGAITAALFLKQFVDEKVQWMHIDIAGPAFTTEKKRGATGFGISTLVEWVLKNSL; this is encoded by the exons ATGGCTCACTCTATTGCTCGTGGCACTCTTGGCCTCACTCAGCCTGCTCAAATCGAGCCCCCTAAG ATCTCTTTTGCTCCTAAAGAGATTGATGTGGTGGAATGGAAAGGGGATATTCTTACAGTGGGTGTTACAGAGAAGGACATGGTGAAGGACAATGATTCGAAGTTCAAAAACCCAATTTTGCGGAAGTTAGATGCCAAATTAAATGGTCTTCTATCTGAAGCTTCTTCTGAGGAGGATTTTACTGGAAAATGTGGCCAGTCAACAGTTTTTAGGTTGCCAGGCCTCGGCTCCAAAAGGGTAGGCTTGATTGGACTTGGCCAGTCAGCGTCAACTGCTATTGATTTCCTATGTCTCGGTGAGTCTGTTGCAGCTGCTGCCAAGGCTTCTCAAGCCAGTAATGTTGCTATTGTGCTTGCCTCTTCCGAGGGTCTCTCAAATGAATCAAAGCTCACAGCTGCTACAGCATTAGCATCTG GAACTGTACTGGGGACACACGAAGATGCTCGGTATAAGTCTGAATCAAAGAAATCTGTGCTTAAGTCTGTGGACATTATTGGTCTTGGAACTGGACCTGAACTGGAAAAGAAGCTCAAGTATGCCGAAGATGTTTCTGCTGCTGTTATTTTTGGAAGAGAGCTTGTAAATTCCCCCGCCAATGTACTTACCCCTG TGGCACTAGCAGAAGAGGCTTCAAAGATTGCTTCCATGCACAATGATGTTCTTTCTGTGACCATTCTTGATGAAGAGAAATGCAAAGATTTAAAAATGGGGTCCTACCTGGGTGTTGCTGCTGCTTCTGCAAACCCACCTCGCTTCATTCATCTCTGCTACAAACCTCCTGACGGATCTGCTAAGGTCAAATTGGCCTTGGTTGGAAAGGGATTGACTTTTGACAG TGGTGGCTACAACATCAAGACCGGCCCTGGCTGTTTAATTGAGATCATGAAAGTTGACATGGGAGGTTCAGCAGCAGTTCTAGGTGCTGCAAAAGCCATTGGTCAAATTAAACCTCCTGGTGTAGAG ATTCATTTCGTCATTGCAGCTTGTGAGAATATGATAAGCGGGACAGGCATGAGGCCTGGGGACATTATCACAGCTTCAAATGGAAAGACAATTGAG GTCAACAATACTGATGCTGAAGGAAGACTGACACTTGCCGATGCTTTAATTTATACTTGTAATCTTGGTGTGGACAAG ATTATTGACCTGGCAACATTAACAGGAGCTTGTATAGTTGCTCTTGGACCTGCAGTTGCAG GTGTCTTCACTCCCAGTGATGAATTGGCAAAGGAGGTACTTGAAGCAGCACAGGTTAGCGGAGAGAAACTTTGGAGGATGCCATTGGAGGAAAGTTATTGGGAAACAATGAAATCCGGAGTTGCGGATATGCTCAACACTAGCATTAATCGAGCCGGAGGTGCTATCACCGCAGCTCTGTTCTTGAAACAG TTTGTGGATGAGAAGGTTCAGTGGATGCACATTGACATAGCCGGCCCAGCGTTTACTACTGAAAAGAAGCGCGGTGCAACAGGATTCGGCATTTCGACTCTGGTGGAGTGGGTTCTGAAGAACTCTTTGTAG